The proteins below are encoded in one region of Peribacillus muralis:
- a CDS encoding ABC transporter permease, whose product MKLRYLVISLVILSFTSLFIGVKDITPLDLLDLSDDKVQIMLQSRFPRMVTIIIAGVVMSISGLIMQQLSRNKFVSPTTAGTMDSARLGLLLALIIFPSAALIEKMAFAFIFALAGTFLFMKILDQVKYKDTIFIPLVGLMFGNIVGSISTFFAYKYDLIQSLNTWMNGDFSMIMSGRYELIYVSIPLVILAYFFANKFTVAGMGEEFAINLGLNYKFVVNFGLVIVALSSTVVLLTVGTIPFIGLIVPNIVSLYLGDNLKKSLSHTALLGAVFLLICDILGRIIIYPFEIPIGLVVGVIGSAIFIYLILRRKAYE is encoded by the coding sequence ATGAAGTTAAGATATTTAGTTATTTCTTTAGTCATATTGTCCTTTACTTCACTGTTCATTGGCGTGAAGGATATCACCCCCCTCGATTTATTGGACTTATCCGATGATAAAGTGCAAATCATGCTCCAAAGCCGCTTTCCCAGAATGGTGACCATTATCATTGCCGGAGTGGTGATGAGCATAAGCGGACTGATCATGCAGCAGCTGAGCCGCAATAAATTTGTATCTCCTACGACTGCAGGTACGATGGATTCTGCAAGGCTCGGCCTTCTTCTTGCCCTTATCATCTTTCCATCAGCCGCCCTTATCGAGAAAATGGCATTCGCTTTCATATTCGCTTTGGCAGGTACATTCCTGTTCATGAAAATCCTTGATCAAGTTAAATATAAGGACACGATTTTCATTCCATTGGTCGGCCTGATGTTCGGCAACATCGTCGGATCGATCTCGACATTCTTCGCTTATAAATATGACTTGATCCAAAGCCTCAACACCTGGATGAATGGTGACTTCTCGATGATCATGTCGGGGAGGTACGAACTTATATACGTTAGTATCCCATTAGTCATTCTCGCATACTTCTTTGCCAATAAATTCACGGTTGCAGGAATGGGTGAGGAATTTGCCATCAACCTGGGGCTCAATTATAAATTCGTCGTCAACTTCGGCTTGGTCATTGTGGCCTTATCCTCGACTGTCGTTTTGCTGACGGTGGGGACCATACCTTTCATAGGCTTGATCGTACCGAATATCGTATCCCTCTACCTTGGTGATAATTTGAAAAAGAGCCTTTCTCATACAGCTTTGCTAGGGGCCGTGTTCCTATTGATCTGCGATATATTGGGCAGGATCATCATCTATCCATTCGAAATCCCGATCGGTCTTGTGGTGGGTGTGATAGGAAGCGCCATATTCATCTATCTGATATTGAGGAGAAAGGCATATGAATAA
- a CDS encoding DUF1450 domain-containing protein translates to MMKTFLSKLFTKKGKIQIEFCQNTLDRHLNEQTIAEYGKFLENPRVQYKEYECLSECKLCKEVPYAKVNGQIMHGKDSHDLLNQLQEALK, encoded by the coding sequence ATGATGAAAACCTTCCTTTCAAAACTGTTCACCAAAAAAGGCAAAATCCAGATAGAATTTTGCCAAAATACCCTTGATCGCCACTTAAATGAACAAACGATTGCTGAGTATGGGAAGTTCCTGGAGAATCCACGGGTTCAATATAAGGAATATGAATGTTTAAGCGAATGTAAGCTATGTAAGGAAGTCCCCTATGCAAAAGTGAACGGACAAATCATGCATGGAAAGGATTCACATGACCTTTTGAACCAATTGCAGGAAGCTTTAAAATAA
- a CDS encoding M14 family metallopeptidase, which produces MKKIIPTILSAVTLGLVTGMPGQSPVAEAEEFTPYYGNGPSYIQPDNLSHLFPEPAVSFKTPAFKRDKIAFTSQEEMVGFIKSLSGKNKNIHIKTIGKSTEGRDIPMLLFSKDSQKPGKNSHKPLIWVQGQIHGNEPAAGESTLVLAQWLAEGKLGDVLDKVNIAIVPRVNPDGSYYFKRYTSNDMDANRDYLKVEYPEVRNIHQAIDDYEPEVILDVHEYTVNPAPLNKVGANGSISSYDLLISSAKNLNIPEALRKASDELLLPDVFKTLKKEKLSYHDYYTLATSDAGVLTATEGSTEARIGRNALGLKNTMTYLIETRGINIARTDFKRRVFAQAMAQAAFIKTAAEQARTVKKVVKQAEHEIVEKGRKANDKDKVVITSENKLIRNQRLTVVDLAKGKLVNTQIDWLDSTDAYPTLVRNRPTAYILPPEYKDIAKKLQLLGVEVKKLKKPMKISVEGYKVKDVKVSPELESGHSTREVTTDITTKKRDFPKGSYVFDMAQADANFISLALEPEGIDSYVTFHFIPAEKGKELPIYRYMHQTSLPAK; this is translated from the coding sequence GTGAAAAAAATCATTCCAACCATCCTATCAGCCGTCACTCTAGGTCTTGTCACTGGTATGCCCGGCCAAAGCCCTGTTGCCGAGGCAGAAGAATTCACCCCTTATTATGGAAATGGCCCAAGCTATATTCAACCTGATAATCTCTCCCATCTTTTTCCCGAACCTGCCGTATCCTTCAAGACCCCTGCCTTTAAGCGAGACAAGATTGCCTTTACAAGCCAAGAAGAAATGGTTGGCTTCATCAAGTCCCTCTCCGGTAAAAATAAGAACATTCATATCAAGACGATAGGAAAATCCACAGAGGGGCGTGATATCCCGATGTTGCTTTTCAGCAAGGATTCCCAAAAACCGGGGAAGAATAGCCATAAACCATTAATTTGGGTCCAAGGTCAAATCCATGGGAATGAACCGGCCGCAGGTGAATCGACCCTAGTCCTTGCCCAATGGCTGGCAGAAGGCAAGCTTGGTGATGTCCTAGATAAAGTGAATATAGCCATCGTTCCACGAGTCAATCCCGATGGATCGTATTATTTCAAACGATACACCTCCAATGATATGGATGCGAATCGAGATTATTTAAAAGTGGAATATCCTGAAGTACGGAACATTCATCAGGCAATCGATGATTATGAGCCTGAAGTCATTCTCGATGTACATGAATATACAGTCAATCCCGCTCCCCTAAATAAGGTAGGCGCAAACGGCTCGATTTCTTCCTATGACTTACTCATCTCCTCAGCCAAGAATTTAAATATTCCGGAGGCGCTTCGAAAAGCTTCAGATGAACTGCTTTTACCGGATGTTTTTAAAACCTTGAAAAAGGAAAAGCTCTCCTATCACGATTACTATACACTTGCTACCTCCGATGCCGGCGTCCTTACCGCGACTGAAGGAAGCACCGAAGCCCGCATCGGCAGAAACGCCCTCGGCTTGAAAAATACGATGACCTATTTAATTGAAACAAGGGGTATCAATATCGCCCGTACAGATTTTAAACGGCGGGTATTTGCCCAGGCCATGGCACAGGCTGCATTCATTAAAACAGCCGCCGAACAAGCACGTACCGTAAAAAAAGTGGTGAAACAGGCAGAGCATGAAATCGTCGAAAAAGGAAGAAAGGCTAATGATAAGGACAAGGTTGTCATTACAAGCGAGAATAAGCTAATCAGGAATCAAAGGCTTACAGTCGTCGATTTAGCGAAAGGCAAATTGGTCAATACCCAGATCGATTGGCTGGATTCTACCGATGCCTACCCTACCCTTGTCAGGAATCGCCCGACAGCCTACATCCTTCCGCCTGAATATAAAGATATCGCCAAGAAACTTCAGCTATTGGGTGTAGAGGTGAAAAAATTAAAAAAACCGATGAAAATATCAGTTGAAGGCTATAAAGTCAAGGATGTAAAAGTATCTCCAGAACTGGAAAGCGGACATAGCACAAGGGAAGTCACGACCGACATAACGACGAAGAAACGCGATTTCCCGAAAGGCAGCTATGTATTCGACATGGCCCAGGCCGATGCCAATTTCATCTCCCTTGCCCTCGAGCCTGAGGGGATAGACAGTTATGTGACATTCCATTTCATTCCTGCCGAAAAGGGGAAGGAACTTCCGATTTACCGCTATATGCACCAAACCTCGTTACCTGCTAAATGA
- the shc gene encoding squalene--hopene cyclase, with protein sequence MNQKVQGEINRLIHHLKRDQSADGSWNYPFDTGITADAYMIILLKLLDMEDPPLIEALVKRIESRQTDNGSWKLFQDELDGNVTVTIEAYYGLLYSGLRTKHDDHMRKAKQFILSKGGIKQAKVLTKMMLAVTGQYKWPRLFPIPLEAVLLPPTFFVSIYDLSVYGRVNMIPILLLGHKRFQARSSNAPSLKDLFLTREERSEEHAWDEYRTDEYRSFFSNIQSGVKTLIGFPDYLHSLALDSTKRYMLDRLEPDGTLYNYFGSTFFMIFALLSIGYPKNDPVIVKAVAGLKGMACFADGQTHIQFTTPHVWNTSLISYALQEAGIPYEDGTVHAANQYLLSRQHYMYGDWLIHNPDAIPGGWGFSDLNTMNPDVDDTTATLRALANQIREATDKRDSWQRGVSFTVSMQNDDGGFPAFERNNDHKWLQLLPLEGSKYLLTDPSTADLTGRTLEFLGNYTNLKKPEEVSKRAVDWLLQDQKRDGSWYGRWGICYLYGTWSALTGLKAAGQSSEHPSIRKAAAWLKKIQNKDGGWGESCYSDIKERYIPLGASTLTHTAWAVDALISVSEEPTEEIEKGIAYLIRFGEAGSWTDDYPTGQAMADFLYIHYHSYRYIYPLLALSHYKNKFLNA encoded by the coding sequence TTGAACCAAAAAGTACAAGGGGAAATAAACCGGCTTATCCATCATTTGAAAAGGGACCAATCCGCTGACGGCTCTTGGAATTACCCATTTGATACCGGGATAACTGCAGATGCCTACATGATTATCTTATTAAAACTTCTCGATATGGAAGATCCTCCTCTTATAGAGGCTTTAGTAAAACGAATCGAAAGCAGGCAAACCGATAACGGTTCATGGAAGCTTTTCCAAGATGAGCTGGATGGGAATGTTACGGTGACGATCGAGGCATATTATGGTCTGCTTTATAGCGGCCTCCGAACTAAGCACGATGACCATATGAGGAAAGCGAAGCAATTCATTCTTTCCAAGGGCGGAATCAAGCAAGCCAAGGTGTTGACGAAAATGATGCTAGCGGTCACCGGGCAATATAAATGGCCGCGCTTATTCCCCATTCCTCTCGAAGCCGTCTTACTGCCGCCAACCTTTTTCGTCAGCATCTATGATCTTTCCGTATATGGAAGGGTCAACATGATCCCCATCCTGCTACTTGGTCATAAAAGGTTTCAGGCCAGGAGCTCCAACGCTCCCAGTTTAAAAGATTTGTTCCTGACGAGGGAGGAACGTTCAGAGGAACATGCTTGGGATGAATATCGGACAGATGAATATCGCTCATTCTTCTCCAACATTCAATCCGGTGTCAAAACATTGATCGGGTTTCCCGATTACTTGCATTCCCTGGCCTTGGATTCAACGAAGCGGTATATGCTCGACAGGCTTGAACCAGACGGAACGCTTTATAATTATTTCGGCTCCACCTTCTTCATGATCTTTGCACTCCTTTCGATTGGATATCCGAAAAACGATCCGGTGATCGTCAAGGCAGTGGCCGGTTTGAAGGGGATGGCCTGTTTCGCCGACGGACAGACGCATATCCAGTTTACGACGCCCCATGTTTGGAATACCTCCCTGATCAGCTATGCGCTTCAAGAAGCGGGCATCCCCTATGAAGACGGGACCGTTCATGCCGCCAATCAATATTTGCTTTCGCGCCAGCATTACATGTATGGAGATTGGTTGATTCATAATCCTGATGCGATCCCAGGGGGCTGGGGATTTTCCGATTTGAATACGATGAACCCGGATGTGGATGATACGACTGCCACGCTGCGGGCGCTCGCTAATCAAATTCGTGAAGCAACGGATAAACGGGATAGCTGGCAGCGCGGCGTCTCCTTCACCGTCTCCATGCAAAATGACGATGGCGGATTTCCTGCCTTCGAGCGCAATAACGACCATAAATGGCTCCAGCTTCTGCCTCTAGAAGGTTCCAAATATCTCCTGACCGACCCTTCGACTGCTGATTTAACGGGGAGAACGCTTGAATTTCTAGGAAACTATACAAACTTGAAGAAGCCCGAGGAAGTCAGCAAACGAGCGGTTGACTGGCTACTGCAAGACCAGAAGCGGGATGGGTCGTGGTATGGACGCTGGGGAATCTGCTATCTATACGGCACATGGTCTGCCCTTACTGGCCTGAAGGCAGCAGGGCAATCCAGCGAGCATCCGTCCATCCGAAAAGCGGCAGCCTGGTTGAAGAAAATCCAAAATAAAGATGGCGGCTGGGGTGAATCCTGCTACAGTGACATCAAGGAACGGTATATCCCGCTAGGTGCCAGTACACTGACCCATACGGCCTGGGCGGTGGATGCGTTGATCTCCGTATCCGAGGAGCCGACAGAAGAAATAGAAAAGGGCATCGCCTATCTGATCCGTTTCGGTGAAGCCGGCAGCTGGACCGATGATTATCCTACTGGTCAGGCAATGGCAGATTTTTTGTATATACACTACCATAGCTATCGTTATATCTATCCGCTTTTAGCTTTAAGTCACTACAAAAACAAATTCCTGAATGCTTAA
- a CDS encoding tetratricopeptide repeat protein, producing MEGLARALSLRANNEYEQSKQVLQELAKRDPGDATIRYQCAWSLDILGLEEEAVPHYEAAIELGLPDEEAKGAYLGLGSTFRTLGKYEQAKRTLEAGLEKFPDDKALSVFRAMAFYNLGQHNQAMESLLKIIAETSNDHDIQSYAKAIEFYSDKLDTVFTEK from the coding sequence ATGGAAGGTTTAGCGAGGGCACTGTCCTTGAGAGCAAACAACGAATATGAACAATCGAAGCAAGTATTGCAGGAGCTGGCGAAGCGAGATCCCGGGGATGCAACCATTCGATATCAATGTGCCTGGAGCTTGGATATCCTGGGACTTGAGGAGGAAGCGGTGCCTCACTATGAAGCGGCCATCGAATTGGGATTGCCGGATGAGGAAGCAAAGGGTGCTTACCTAGGATTGGGAAGTACATTTCGCACCCTCGGGAAATACGAGCAAGCAAAACGGACCTTGGAGGCGGGTCTGGAAAAGTTTCCTGATGATAAGGCGTTATCGGTATTCAGGGCGATGGCCTTTTATAATTTGGGGCAGCACAATCAAGCCATGGAGTCTTTATTGAAAATCATAGCGGAAACCTCGAATGACCACGACATTCAATCGTATGCAAAGGCGATTGAATTCTATAGCGATAAATTGGATACCGTGTTCACGGAAAAATGA
- a CDS encoding PepSY domain-containing protein translates to MKKQWSTIKEGIIQRKKMIMTVSAATVLLFGGAAGTAVYAVNKGALSEDEAVKMISDKLGGEVIQFEKDWDQPTTYEMTVKTKDGYQDVDVDAEKGEILSQETEDDDDEEMSTQQAVDKAKVSMEEAEKIALKKVDGQVTDAELDSEDGGLVYELEIKQDKKEYDVAVDAMTGKVLKTELDD, encoded by the coding sequence ATGAAAAAGCAGTGGAGCACGATAAAGGAAGGTATCATTCAAAGGAAAAAGATGATCATGACAGTATCCGCAGCCACGGTATTGCTATTTGGCGGAGCCGCCGGAACGGCTGTATACGCAGTCAACAAAGGTGCACTATCGGAGGATGAGGCTGTCAAGATGATTTCGGATAAGCTAGGCGGGGAGGTTATTCAATTCGAGAAGGATTGGGATCAGCCAACGACCTATGAAATGACCGTCAAAACGAAGGATGGCTATCAAGATGTAGATGTCGATGCTGAAAAAGGGGAGATTCTTTCTCAGGAGACCGAAGATGATGACGATGAAGAAATGAGCACGCAGCAAGCGGTGGACAAAGCAAAAGTGAGCATGGAGGAAGCTGAAAAGATTGCCTTGAAAAAGGTGGACGGCCAAGTGACGGATGCAGAATTGGATTCGGAGGATGGCGGCCTTGTTTATGAATTGGAGATCAAACAAGATAAAAAAGAGTATGATGTAGCAGTCGATGCAATGACGGGGAAAGTTTTGAAAACCGAGTTGGACGATTAA
- a CDS encoding sensor histidine kinase — protein sequence MKISAKIQLYSSLFLSIMLILLSVIVLLAFLWISVEREEDLLEDQASLIEENIVDKELAAGDAGLLEAYTPDDAMVRIFGTDGSVVNSFADDEDLLALGARSVREKGYDFTKIDGEYVLTYRHPYPDEGKKLGMIEITQPQDTLLDHLSTLALVLGGSSLFVILLSALAGKWLAKLILKPISVMSGTMLDIEKSGEFKRIPLSGQSKDELEVMGESFNRMIGRLERNHDQQQQFLSDASHELKTPITVIESYSSLLKRWGMKDAAIQEEAVEAIHHEAIRMKQLTEHLLQAASQSGPSADMEEEIELISFCEQMAQTFRRTGKRDIKLQSEDKEIYAMTIPHKLEQVLVILLDNAMKYSDADIQVVIKRQMDEIFISVKDRGPGISPEHLPHVFERFYRVDSSRARKTGGNGLGLSIARSLVESFDGKLGIQSKVGEGTVVTIILSHQILI from the coding sequence ATGAAGATTTCTGCGAAAATTCAATTGTATTCCAGCCTCTTTTTAAGCATCATGCTTATTTTATTGAGCGTTATCGTTTTATTGGCTTTTCTTTGGATATCCGTGGAAAGGGAAGAAGATCTGCTTGAAGATCAAGCTTCGTTGATTGAAGAAAACATCGTGGACAAAGAATTGGCAGCCGGTGATGCCGGTTTATTGGAGGCTTATACGCCCGATGACGCGATGGTGCGTATATTCGGAACCGATGGAAGCGTGGTAAATTCGTTTGCAGATGACGAAGATCTCCTGGCGCTTGGGGCTCGGTCGGTTAGGGAGAAAGGATATGATTTTACCAAGATTGACGGGGAATATGTACTGACCTACCGCCATCCTTATCCAGATGAAGGAAAGAAGCTGGGAATGATCGAGATCACCCAGCCGCAGGACACCCTCCTTGATCATTTATCGACCCTTGCCCTCGTATTGGGCGGGTCTTCCCTTTTTGTCATTCTGTTATCGGCACTTGCCGGCAAGTGGCTGGCGAAGCTGATTCTCAAACCGATTTCGGTCATGAGCGGAACGATGTTGGATATCGAAAAGAGTGGTGAATTCAAACGGATACCGCTATCAGGACAGTCCAAGGACGAGCTGGAGGTAATGGGTGAATCATTCAACCGCATGATTGGCAGGCTGGAGCGAAATCATGACCAACAGCAGCAATTCCTCTCGGATGCTTCACATGAATTGAAGACGCCGATCACGGTCATTGAAAGCTACTCCTCTTTATTGAAACGCTGGGGAATGAAGGATGCGGCAATTCAGGAGGAGGCGGTGGAGGCGATCCATCATGAGGCGATCCGGATGAAGCAGCTGACAGAGCATTTGCTGCAGGCCGCTTCCCAATCGGGACCTTCTGCCGATATGGAGGAAGAAATCGAGCTTATTTCATTTTGTGAACAAATGGCCCAGACGTTTAGGCGAACGGGCAAGCGTGACATAAAGCTGCAATCCGAGGATAAGGAAATATATGCAATGACCATTCCCCATAAGCTTGAACAGGTGCTGGTCATTCTTCTCGACAACGCGATGAAATATAGTGATGCCGATATACAGGTCGTAATAAAACGGCAGATGGATGAAATTTTCATCAGCGTGAAAGACCGAGGTCCAGGAATATCGCCAGAACATCTCCCGCATGTATTCGAACGTTTCTATCGCGTCGATTCGTCGAGAGCAAGGAAAACCGGAGGCAACGGTCTCGGGCTTTCCATCGCTCGATCGCTAGTCGAGTCATTTGATGGTAAATTGGGCATCCAAAGTAAGGTGGGAGAGGGGACTGTGGTGACAATCATCCTTTCTCATCAAATTCTAATCTAG
- a CDS encoding response regulator transcription factor, which translates to MNKRILIIEDEEKIARVLQLELNYEGYRTESAFNGKTGLERAESEEWDLILLDVMLPELNGIEVLRRYRKKNISTPVILLTARDAVPDKVNGLDHGANDYVTKPFEIEELLARIRACFRTSVQKGQAEGNADELTIHDLKLNLGTRDILRQGKRIELTSREFDLLVYLLHNKNQVLSRDQILSQVWGYDFVGDTNVVDVYIRYLRKKIDYPFDMQLIHTYRGVGYSLKEPL; encoded by the coding sequence ATGAATAAAAGGATTTTAATTATAGAAGATGAAGAAAAAATCGCAAGGGTTCTCCAGCTTGAACTGAACTATGAAGGATATCGGACGGAATCGGCCTTTAACGGGAAAACAGGCTTGGAGAGAGCGGAAAGTGAGGAGTGGGACTTAATCTTATTGGATGTGATGCTGCCGGAGCTGAATGGGATAGAAGTGCTTAGGCGTTATCGGAAGAAAAATATCTCCACACCAGTCATCCTTTTAACTGCCAGGGATGCCGTGCCGGATAAGGTCAATGGTCTTGACCATGGAGCGAATGATTACGTGACAAAGCCGTTTGAAATCGAAGAGCTGCTGGCACGGATCCGTGCTTGTTTTCGTACCAGTGTCCAGAAGGGTCAGGCAGAAGGAAATGCGGATGAACTTACGATCCATGATCTGAAATTGAACCTCGGCACAAGGGATATCCTCAGGCAGGGTAAAAGGATCGAGCTGACTTCCCGCGAATTCGATTTGCTTGTATATCTTTTGCATAATAAAAATCAAGTTCTGTCAAGGGACCAAATCCTTTCCCAGGTTTGGGGATATGACTTCGTAGGCGATACGAATGTGGTGGATGTTTATATCCGATATTTACGCAAAAAAATAGATTATCCCTTTGATATGCAGCTCATACATACGTATCGCGGGGTGGGCTATAGCTTGAAGGAGCCTTTATGA
- the msrA gene encoding peptide-methionine (S)-S-oxide reductase MsrA translates to MQKATFAGGCFWCMVTPFEEQPGIGGIVSGYTGGHMENPTYEEVKTGATGHYEVVEITFDPQLFPYERLLELYWQQIDPTDDGGQFHDRGSQYRTAIFFHDEAQEKLAIEAKEKVASSGKFTKPIVTEILPAQTFYPAEDYHQGYHKKNKEEYKADRAKSGRDEFLDQHWVGK, encoded by the coding sequence ATGCAAAAAGCAACATTTGCTGGAGGGTGTTTTTGGTGCATGGTAACACCATTTGAAGAACAACCTGGAATCGGTGGGATCGTATCCGGTTATACGGGGGGGCATATGGAAAACCCGACTTATGAGGAAGTGAAGACGGGAGCTACGGGACATTACGAGGTCGTGGAAATCACGTTCGATCCTCAATTATTTCCATATGAACGGCTGCTCGAACTGTATTGGCAGCAGATTGATCCAACCGATGACGGCGGTCAATTCCATGACAGGGGGAGCCAGTACCGCACAGCCATCTTCTTTCATGATGAGGCACAAGAGAAGCTGGCCATTGAAGCGAAGGAGAAGGTAGCATCTAGCGGGAAATTCACCAAACCGATCGTGACCGAAATCCTTCCGGCCCAAACCTTTTATCCTGCCGAGGACTACCATCAAGGCTACCATAAGAAAAACAAAGAAGAGTATAAGGCCGATCGAGCGAAATCGGGGCGTGATGAATTCCTTGATCAACATTGGGTAGGAAAATGA
- a CDS encoding response regulator transcription factor, which yields MIRIVIAEDQRMLLGALGSILDLEEDMEVVGKASNGEEAMKLVKSLKPDICITDIEMPVKTGLDVAEEIKNEGNQCKVIILTTFARPGYFERARKAEVGGYLLKDSPSEELANSIRVIMDGRRIYAPELVDMAFEEENPLTERECQVLKLIADGKNTKEIASQLYLTNGTVRNYISVILDKLDVSNRVEAIVRFKEKGWSKD from the coding sequence ATGATTCGAATCGTAATTGCCGAAGACCAGCGAATGCTGCTCGGTGCGCTAGGCTCCATCCTCGATTTGGAAGAGGATATGGAGGTTGTCGGAAAAGCGAGCAACGGGGAAGAAGCAATGAAGCTCGTCAAAAGTTTAAAGCCCGATATATGCATTACGGATATTGAGATGCCGGTAAAAACCGGACTGGATGTAGCGGAAGAGATCAAGAATGAGGGCAATCAATGCAAGGTCATCATTTTGACAACGTTTGCGCGGCCTGGCTATTTCGAAAGGGCGAGAAAGGCTGAGGTCGGCGGCTATTTGCTGAAGGATAGCCCAAGTGAGGAGCTGGCAAACTCCATCCGGGTCATCATGGATGGCCGGCGCATTTATGCCCCGGAGCTCGTCGATATGGCGTTCGAGGAGGAGAACCCTCTGACTGAACGGGAGTGTCAGGTGCTCAAACTGATTGCCGATGGCAAGAATACGAAGGAAATTGCCAGCCAGCTTTATTTAACGAACGGCACGGTCCGTAATTATATCTCGGTCATCCTCGACAAGCTCGATGTAAGCAATCGCGTGGAGGCGATCGTCAGGTTCAAGGAAAAGGGCTGGTCTAAAGATTGA
- a CDS encoding sensor histidine kinase, with protein sequence MQSWYHIFPKNTGLSPYVWIIFCILPFYFIFKSSSMLEIVFGIVMIILFFISYGLSFVSKGWPVYVWTAMQIIISISMTIFFGYIYFSLFLAFFIGNVQNKVGFFVLYSIQLLAAIVSVNIGFIMKDPTFFSQFPFMLICVVGVILLPFNTYNRNKRDRLEEQLEDAHKRISELGKIEERQRIARDLHDTLGQKLSLIGLKSDLAGKLIDIKPESAKKEIRDIRQTARTALKEVREMVSEMRGAKLSDEIIRVQQILKAAEIEFSLEGTTELQDTPLLVETVLSMCLKEAVTNIVKHSHADSCHIVIEELQTDVTIKVEDNGVGLSHKSEFYKGNGLQGMKERLEFVNGSLDIQSTDGTTLYIRVPNAIKNND encoded by the coding sequence ATGCAAAGTTGGTATCATATCTTTCCGAAGAATACGGGGCTAAGCCCTTATGTCTGGATCATTTTTTGTATCCTCCCTTTTTATTTCATTTTCAAATCTTCATCGATGCTGGAGATTGTCTTTGGGATCGTCATGATCATTTTGTTTTTCATTTCTTATGGTCTCTCATTCGTATCTAAGGGTTGGCCCGTATACGTGTGGACGGCGATGCAAATCATCATCTCGATATCAATGACCATTTTTTTCGGCTATATTTACTTTTCCCTTTTTTTGGCCTTTTTTATTGGCAATGTTCAAAATAAGGTTGGCTTTTTCGTTTTATATTCCATTCAGCTCTTAGCTGCCATCGTTTCCGTCAATATTGGCTTCATCATGAAGGACCCGACCTTCTTTTCACAGTTTCCCTTCATGCTCATTTGTGTAGTGGGTGTGATCCTTCTTCCATTCAATACGTATAATCGCAATAAACGGGATAGACTGGAAGAACAATTGGAAGATGCGCACAAACGAATATCAGAGCTGGGCAAGATAGAGGAACGTCAGCGGATTGCCCGGGACTTACATGATACGCTAGGACAAAAGCTTTCATTGATTGGCTTGAAAAGCGATCTCGCAGGAAAATTGATCGATATAAAACCGGAATCGGCCAAGAAAGAAATCAGGGACATCCGGCAAACGGCGAGAACGGCACTCAAGGAAGTACGGGAAATGGTATCGGAAATGCGCGGGGCCAAGCTGAGTGATGAAATCATCCGGGTCCAGCAAATATTGAAGGCCGCAGAGATAGAATTCAGTTTGGAAGGCACGACGGAATTGCAAGATACCCCTTTGCTTGTTGAAACGGTATTAAGCATGTGCTTGAAGGAAGCCGTGACCAATATCGTCAAACATAGCCATGCCGACTCCTGTCATATCGTAATAGAGGAATTACAGACAGATGTGACGATCAAGGTCGAAGATAATGGAGTGGGACTTTCACATAAATCGGAGTTTTATAAAGGCAATGGTCTTCAAGGGATGAAGGAGAGGCTTGAATTCGTGAACGGCAGCCTGGATATTCAATCGACTGATGGAACGACACTGTATATCAGGGTGCCGAATGCCATAAAAAATAATGATTAG